A window of the Hordeum vulgare subsp. vulgare chromosome 5H, MorexV3_pseudomolecules_assembly, whole genome shotgun sequence genome harbors these coding sequences:
- the LOC123399236 gene encoding zinc finger protein ZAT8-like: MTKHQRASSAEQLVSLSLSLSLGAVADRSTKRTRRAAAAAGGEFMCKTCDRSFPTFQALGGHRTSHLRGRNGLALALAGTGTGPEQKKATDQKQAHQCHVCGQGFEMGQALGGHMRRHREQEAASAAVAQPPPVLLELFV; this comes from the coding sequence ATGACGAAGCACCAGAGAGCATCATCGGCGGAGCAGCTcgtgtccctctccctctcgctctccctcgGCGCCGTCGCCgaccggagcaccaagaggacgcgccgcgccgccgccgccgccggtgggGAGTTCATGTGCAAGACGTGCGACCGCTCCTTCCCGACGTTCCAGGCGCTCGGCGGCCACCGCACCAGCCACCTCCGCGGCCGCAACGGGCTCGCGCTCGCCCTCGCCGGGACCGGGACCGGGCCGGAGCAGAAGAAGGCCACCGACCAGAAGCAGGCGCACCAGTGCCACGTCTGCGGGCAAGGGTTCGAGATGGGGCAGGCGCTCGGGGGCCACATGCGCCGCCACCGCGAGCAGGAGGCCGCCTCCGCCGCGGTGGCGCAGCCGCCGCCCGTCCTGCTCGAGCTGTTCGTCTAG
- the LOC123453033 gene encoding actin-depolymerizing factor 3-like — protein MTLSRRHGHAHPIKSPHETLLNQQHIITANHQLSSYEQLLSQHQHTQIFPRSSQPPDPSTMANSVSGVAVSEECVKVFQELRAERKHRFVVYKMDDDADAQQVVVDKVGGLEASFDDLAAAMPADDCRYAVYDLDFVSEDSAGDTPRSKIFFIHWSPEAADSRSKMVYASSTEGLKKELDGVQIDVQATDASELTLDILKDYTT, from the exons ATGACTTTATCTCGCCGACATGGTCACGCCCATCCTATAAAATCACCACACGAGACACTGCTCAATCAACAACACATCATCACAGCCAACCATCAGCTTTCATCATACGAGCAGCTCCTGTCTCAGCATCAGCACACACAGATTTTCCCTCGCTCGAGCCAACCTCCGGATCCATCAACAATG GCGAACTCTGTGTCGGGAGTGGCGGTGAGCGAGGAGTGCGTGAAGGTGTTCCAGGAGCTGCGGGCGGAGCGCAAGCACCGGTTCGTGGTGTACAAGATGGACGACGACGCGGACGCGCAGCAGGTGGTGGTCGACAAGGTGGGCGGCCTGGAGGCCAGCTTCGACGACCTGGCGGCGGCGATGCCGGCCGACGACTGCCGCTACGCCGTCTACGACCTGGACTTCGTGTCGGAGGACTCGGCGGGGGACACGCCGCGGAGCAAGATCTTCTTCATCCACTGGTCGCCGGAGGCGGCCGACTCGAGGAGCAAGATGGTGTACGCCAGCTCCACGGAGGGGCTCAAGAAGGAGCTGGACGGCGTGCAGATCGACGTGCAGGCCACCGACGCCAGCGAGCTCACCCTCGACATCCTCAAGGACTACACCACCTAA